The following coding sequences lie in one Candidatus Cloacimonadota bacterium genomic window:
- a CDS encoding ATP-binding protein produces MKQGTLVRTQNVIAADKCIEYLLTRPKLEMVGLGLLYGRPGLGKTTYASRIAFSQGYLYLRLEATTTPKAFASKLLLALYKKFGMGEYIPYGTANDLFMICITVLEDHKDTIIVVDEIDYAFRHPQLLGAIRDIVDVTTAIVILVGMQNAKDRLNQINEYYFDRCNFFYEFQDLPKKDIAQLCSEVLEIKFHPDIVEYVHFHSCGNVRKAMKLIRSVEEIGKYKNLEVVSQVDLDD; encoded by the coding sequence ATGAAACAGGGAACTCTAGTCAGAACGCAGAACGTGATAGCCGCAGATAAATGCATCGAATACCTGCTAACCAGACCCAAGCTGGAGATGGTAGGACTTGGCTTGCTGTATGGCAGACCGGGATTGGGAAAGACCACCTATGCCAGTAGAATCGCCTTCAGTCAGGGTTATCTCTACCTCAGGCTGGAGGCAACTACCACTCCTAAAGCCTTTGCATCCAAGCTTCTCTTAGCCCTATACAAGAAATTTGGCATGGGGGAGTACATACCCTACGGAACAGCTAATGACCTCTTCATGATATGTATAACGGTTCTGGAGGATCACAAGGATACGATCATAGTTGTTGATGAGATAGACTACGCTTTCCGGCATCCCCAGCTCTTGGGAGCGATCAGGGATATAGTGGATGTGACCACAGCGATAGTGATCCTGGTCGGGATGCAGAATGCCAAGGACAGGCTCAATCAGATCAATGAATACTACTTCGATAGGTGCAACTTCTTCTATGAGTTCCAAGACCTGCCTAAGAAGGATATTGCCCAGTTATGCAGTGAGGTCCTGGAGATCAAGTTCCATCCTGATATTGTCGAATATGTCCACTTCCACTCCTGCGGCAATGTCCGCAAAGCCATGAAGCTTATCCGCTCAGTAGAGGAGATCGGCAAATACAAGAACCTTGAAGTAGTCTCCCAAGTCGATCTGGATGATTGA